Proteins encoded together in one Oscillospiraceae bacterium window:
- the rimM gene encoding ribosome maturation factor RimM (Essential for efficient processing of 16S rRNA), with protein MRDYLELGKIVSTHGLRGEFKVDLWCDGLAFAAQFKTLYLGAQHDILKITSCRGTDVQAIVMAEGYSHVDTAKTLVGKTLWFARKDAVLADGSFFEDDLIGLTVIDVASGETYGKIAQIYRTGANDVYAVQDKSGVEKLFPAIPQIVKNIDIQTETMTISPIPGIFDGENESL; from the coding sequence ATGCGCGATTACCTTGAACTCGGAAAAATCGTCTCCACTCATGGGTTGAGAGGCGAATTCAAGGTCGATTTGTGGTGCGACGGCCTAGCTTTTGCCGCGCAGTTCAAGACCCTGTATCTCGGCGCACAGCACGACATTTTAAAAATCACAAGCTGCCGCGGAACCGATGTACAGGCGATTGTCATGGCCGAAGGTTATAGTCATGTTGACACTGCGAAAACCCTGGTCGGAAAAACCCTTTGGTTTGCGCGGAAAGACGCCGTCCTTGCTGACGGCAGTTTTTTTGAGGACGATCTGATTGGGCTCACGGTTATCGATGTTGCCTCCGGCGAAACCTACGGGAAAATCGCGCAGATTTACCGCACCGGAGCAAACGATGTCTACGCTGTACAGGATAAAAGCGGCGTTGAAAAATTGTTCCCTGCCATCCCGCAGATCGTAAAAAACATCGATATACAAACCGAAACTATGACCATTTCCCCGATTCCCGGCATTTTCGACGGCGAAAATGAATCGCTATGA